From a single Anomaloglossus baeobatrachus isolate aAnoBae1 chromosome 4, aAnoBae1.hap1, whole genome shotgun sequence genomic region:
- the SHROOM1 gene encoding protein Shroom1, with translation MSSFGNAIENWSIRSTGDISDLQHKLMSDGCARSSSPIKTMATVVDSAYSSFSGSSYVTDYQQFQHGNCHLNEEQISYLDSDYVKAIYNPSAADQRPFQNNVGFEDCSSKNFPSGRITRLSNSSQGPLMRINNYATTIQHFEQSDKNREFEDHFSHKSKRSPTSTSDLSSPEHKFSRHYVGDHSPIWVRDSIHGEWDQSCVTSCSPSKKDYPHCTTFLPSVSNLPKSQNANVNVSPCLLNTDCEQKDLQTTQLKYGKREEQSPSNMSNLFTDCLSDEITTKSTKRSLNELESEKNEVGSGSWKLVQETDCYNDTGTNSEEVEDLAHYQVCKEQYRPQFQNMKDLECDSVGQWDLKYEDLQTKNCQTLYSRPSEELFEQPSKSLNRDDLQKSSKTHVQKDATIKSIPLLSQEQEGTMPLTSTLSELTSEKITKASTPMLYHLAGGRHSSLVMLNFKSQPKILDANKEPKTCQVMGNSTTLQVAEPQRPLPKTRSHSQLVDNSVIDCSECESADSLNSSEESFMNDYREQLKVAQKKVLRETSFKRKDLQMSLPVRLKWNAPKRPSIDHIRSYSLSGSNEGKLVQPKTVVDNNLKKEEPEKSLLSRIGGRRRLTKEQRKLCYSEPEKLDHLGVHNPFPVWDNEASSQTKLGDDRMKSTDKERTLSSSNLSKTELKQIQHNALVEYMERKANQRPSSILLQSQTQKPSGIKSSSEWKYLANEMSNRDLPLRYYHRRSTGASSSYDATVTWNDRLLKMSQGEPVKDILSVDKAVNIKDKNYLIQPPLNDNKCYSEDLSATSSQKYSKSVNHPQVPVGHLTSSTSALSSNNHIYDKRLSATLDSTAHEMEKVCTARGRGKSMEELGTSDRIRLSVLSQSSEQLYHIKGPVLGPQAGNVSSTAVLNQDKQKSSPEPGSQPRQTSKADLLGIHRYDIGKSAHERHSRPHRANGACPGIESSSTSSLQFHAETTVQPCSVKTEIEVIPHPMSMDDACGVNNISLEKTRQECHSEEVLRAHSPSLIPSHLQQQAMTIHTPSLEAKEKNIPWYENQMRPEAKDLCKSSAILVPSVPREEKQDSGEVNEESKSRDIQFRSSMQQMNCDHVSSCHENGTEIDSSSIYHKNNVNDEASGQESCIVAQGDDPGENLMELRVKSNAEERYTKLVMEITAKDKSLLDVLKPLPVRESAINLMKSLFHVDISARERSRNKELKNRMNNEVVSKSHSKTLLPEKTYNQKPEVEGLGDISSLKVELISSISSQLEQLCDEKELLLSEIGENTSHGAEIEAVVKEVCKPNEYERYMMFIGDLEKVVSLLFCLSMRLARVENALSKSDKNTDAEEMQSLKERHSLLSRQREDAKDLKDNLDRREQVVTGILAKYLSETQLQDYKHFVRLKTTFLIEQKDLDEKIKFHEEQLESLHTSIPP, from the exons ATGTCTTCATTTGGAAATGCAATTGAAAACTGGAGTATAAGAAGCACAGGTGATATTTCAGATCTTCAGCATAAACTGATGTCAGATGGCTGTGCTCGGAGTTCCTCACCTATAAAAACTATGGCCACTGTAGTGGACTCTGCCTACAGTTCGTTTTCCGGTAGTTCCTATGTTACAGACTATCAGCAATTCCAACATGGAAATTGTCACTTGAATGAAGAACAGATTTCTTATCTGGACTCGGACTATGTCAAAGCTATTTATAATCCAAGTGCTGCAGACCAAAGACCTTTTCAAAATAATGTGGGTTTTGAAGACTGTTCATCTAAAAATTTTCCATCTGGTAGAATTACTAGGTTAAGTAACAGCTCCCAGGGACCTCTAATGAGAATTAATAACTATGCCACCACCATTCAGCACTTTGAACAATCTGATAAAAACAGGGAATTTGAAGATCATTTCAGCCACAAGAGTAAGAGAAGTCCCACAAGCACAAGTGACCTTTCTTCTCCTGAACACAAATTTAGTCGCCATTACGTTGGAGATCACAGCCCCATTTGGGTAAGAGACTCTATACATGGAGAATGGGACCAGTCATGTGTTACATCCTGCAGTCCTTCTAAAAAGGATTATCCTCATTGTACAACTTTTTTGCCCTCTGTCAGTAATTTGCCTAAATCACAAAATGCTAATGTAAATGTTTCCCCTTGTTTGCTAAATACAGACTGTGAACAAAAAGATTTACAGACAACCCAACTGAAGTACGGGAAAAGAGAAGAACAAAGTCCCAGCAATATGTCCAATTTATTTACTGATTGCCTGAGTGACGAAATAACCACCAAAAGCACAAAACGTTCACTCAATGAACTTGAGTCAGAGAAAAATGAAGTTGGGAGTGGTTCTTGGAAGTTAGTTCAAGAAACCGATTGTTATAATGATACAGGAACAAACAGTGAAGAAGTTGAGGATCTGGCACATTATCAAGTGTGCAAAGAACAATATCGACCACAATTCCAGAACATGAAGGACCTAGAATGTGACAGTGTTGGACAATGGGATTTGAAATACGAAGACTTGCaaacaaaaaactgccaaacactttACAGCAGGCCCAGTGAAGAGTTGTTTGAACAACCTTCAAAATCACTGAATCGTGATGATCTCCAAAAATCCTCCAAAACACATGTCCAAAAAGATGCAACCATAAAATCAATCCCTTTGCTTTCACAAGAACAAGAGGGAACTATGCCATTAACTTCTACCTTAAGTGAATTAACCAGTGAGAAGATTACAAAGGCATCGACCCCAATGCTCTACCATCTTGCTGGTGGAAGACATAGTTCTTTAGTTATGCTAAACTTTAAAAGTCAGCCTAAAATTCTAGATGCAAATAAAGAACCAAAGACATGCCAGGTAATGGGCAACTCTACTACACTGCAAGTAGCTGAGCCACAAAGACCTCTCCCAAAAACTAGAAGTCACTCACAACTTGTTGATAAttctgtgattgactgcagtgaaTGTGAGAGCGCTGATAGTTTAAATTCATCAGAAGAAAGTTTTATGAATGACTACAGGGAACAACTTAAGGTTGCCCAGAAAAAAGTCTTGAGAGAAACCTCTTTTAAAAGAAAAGACTTGCAAATGAGTTTGCCTGTAAGGCTGAAATGGAATGCTCCCAAAAGACCTTCCATAGATCATATACGATCATATTCATTATCTGGCTCAAATGAAGGTAAATTGGTCCAGCCAAAAACTGTGGTTGACAACAATCTCAAAAAAGAGGAGCCAGAAAAGTCCCTTCTCTCACGAATTGGAGGAAGGAGACGACTGACAAAGGAGCAACGAAAGTTATGTTATTCTGAACCTGAAAAACTTGACCATCTCGGTGTACATAACCCTTTCCCAGTATGGGATAATGAGGCATCAAGTCAAACCAAATTAGGTGATGATAGGATGAAGTCTACAGACAAAGAACGAACACTTTCTTCTTCAAATCTTTCAAAGACTGAGCTAAAACAAATTCAGCACAATGCTCTTGTTGAGTATATGGAGCGAAAAGCAAATCAAAGGCCAAGCAGTATTCTCCTACAATCCCAAACTCAGAAACCATCAGGAATAAAATCTTCATCCGAATGGAAATATTTAGCAAATGAGATGTCAAATAGGGATCTTCCATTACGGTATTACCATAGAAGATCTACTGGAGCCTCCTCTTCCTATGATGCTACAGTCACATGGAATGACCGACTTCTAAAGATGTCTCAAGGAGAGCCTGTAAAGGATATCCTGTCGGTAGATAAAGCTGTGAACATCAAAGACAAAAATTACCTCATTCAACCTCCTTTAAATGATAACAAATGTTATTCAGAAGATTTATCAGCAACCAGTTCCCAGAAATACTCAAAATCCGTTAATCATCCACAG GTACCAGTTGGGCACTTGACTTCTTCAACATCAGCACTTTCAAGCAATAACCATATTTATGACAAAAG ATTGTCTGCTACATTGGATAGCACTGCACATGAAATGGAGAAAGTGTGTACAGCCAGGGGCCGCGGAAAGTCCATGGAAGAATTAGGAACTTCAGACAGAATAAGGCTTTCGGTGCTGAGTCAAAGCTCAGAGCAGCTTTACCACATTAAAGGTCCTGTGCTTGGCCCACAGGCCGGAAATGTGAGCAGCACAGCTGTGCTCAATCAAGACAAGCAGAAGTCCAGTCCTGAGCCAGGAAGCCAGCCCAGACAAACAAGTAAAGCGGATTTGTTGGGGATTCACAGATATGATATCGGAAAGTCGGCACATGAGAGACATTCCAGGCCCCACAGAGCAAATGGAGCTTGTCCAGGCATCGAGAGTTCCAGCACTTCTTCATTACAGTTTCACGCTGAGACTACAGTGCAGCCATGCTCTGTAAAAACGGAGATTGAGGTTATACCACATCCCATGAGTATGGATGATGCTTGTGGTGTTAATAATATTTCACTGGAAAAGACTAGACAGGAATGTCATTCAGAGGAGGTTCTACGAGCTCACAGCCCGTCACTCATACCCTCTCATCTACAACAACAAGCAATGACCATACACACCCCAAG CTTGGAAGCCAAAGAAAAAAATATTCCTTGGTATGAAAACCAAATGAGACCTGAAGCAAAGGACCTTTGTAAAAGTTCAGCAATTTTAGTGCCAAGTGTCCCCAGAGAAGAAAAGCAAGATTCTGGAGAAGTAAATGAAGAATCAAAATCCAGAGATATTCAGTTTCGAAGTAGCATGCAGCAGATGAATTGTGACCATgtttcttcttgccatgagaatggAACAGAAATAGACAGTTCTTCTATCTATCATAAGAACAATGTGAATGATGAGGCTTCTGGGCAGGAGTCCTGCATTGTGGCACAGGGTGATGATCCCGGGGAAAACTTGATGGAACTCAGGGTAAAATCCAATGCTGAAGAAAGGTACACAAAACTGGTAATGGAAATTACTGCAAAAGACAAGAGTCTGCTTGATGTTCTCAAACCTCTTCCTGTAAGGGAATCTGCAATCAACCTCATGAAGAGCCTCTTCCATGTAGATATTTCAGCAAGAGAGAGATCCAGAAACAAAGAATTGAAGAACAG GATGAATAATGAAGTTGTATCAAAATCGCATTCAAAAACATTATTGCCTGAAAAGACCTATAACCAGAAACCAGAGGTAGAGGGCCTCGGTGACATCTCATCGCTGAAG GTAGAGCTGATTTCTAGCATCAGTTCACAACTGGAACAACTTTGTGATGAAAAGGAACTTCTGCTTTCTGAGATTGGTGAAAATACAAGCCATGGCGCAGAAATCGAGGCCGTGGTGAAGGAAGTGTGTAAGCCCAATGAATATGAGCGCTACATGATGTTTATCGGAGACCTGGAGAAGGTAGTGAGCCTCCTGTTCTGCCTGTCAATGAGGCTGGCCCGAGTAGAGAATGCATTGAGCAAAAGTGATAAGAATACAGATGCCGAAGAAATG